A region of Denticeps clupeoides chromosome 19, fDenClu1.1, whole genome shotgun sequence DNA encodes the following proteins:
- the LOC114768932 gene encoding extracellular calcium-sensing receptor-like isoform X2: MPFHMALLLCAIMAKAEKPVCQIIGAPAFPLLSKEGDVIIGGAFSIHSKITEPPTNFTETPQPPICSRIYDNCGSSLTSMRAAMALMNGDELTVGEICSKQSAVHAIIGMSESSATIVLSRTTGPFKIPVISHSATCECLSSRKEFPSFFRTIGSDYYQSRALVKYFGWSWVGAVRSDSDYGNNGMAIFLKAAQEEGICVEYSEKFDRTEPEKLLKVVDVIKRGTAKVVVAFLAHVEMDNLLFQMSLQNITGLQMIGVEAWITANSLLTPTSYSILGGSLGFAVSKASLDGFANYVVGEFWETAFRPECPAIKLNIFGDQNLCNEHQDLLEFKDDNEDVPELRYSSNIYKAIYAVAHAINSFLRCTSPHGCDKDWKIEPWEVVEFLKKVNFTARTGDQVWFDSTGAAAAMYEVVNWQLGPDGDVQFKPVGFYDASLPAGQRFNLRPEIIVWAGGKTQVPLSVCSNSCPPGTRKAPQKGKPICCYDCVACADGEISNLTDSNNCEVCPGEYWSNAERNKCVLKLVEFLLFTEVMGIVLVFFSLFGVFLTVLVAVLFMIKRDTPIVKANNSELSFLLLFSLKLCFLCSLTFIGQPSEWSCMLRHTAFGITFVLCISCVLGKTLVVLMAFRATLPGSNVMKWFGPTQQRLSVLALTLIQVIICVIWLTTAPPFPYKNLQLYKEKIILECSVGSAVGFWAVLGYIGLLAVLCFVLAFLARKLPDNFNEAKFITFSMLIFCAVWITFIPAYVSSPGKFTVAVEIFAILASSFGLLFCIFAPKCYIIILKPELNTKKHLMGKMPSKSL; this comes from the exons ATGCCTTTCCACATGGCACTTCTTCTCTGTGCCATTATGGCTAAGGCAGAGAAGCCTGTGTGCCAAATAATCGGAGCTCCAGCATTTCCACTGCTGTCAAAAGAAGGAGACGTGATCATTGGAGGTGCTTTCTCCATTCATAGCAAAATCACAGAACCACCGAcaaattttacagaaacaccGCAACCTCCAATTTGCTCCAG GATCTATGACAACTGTGGCTCCTCTCTCACTTCTATGAGGGCAGCAATGGCCTTGATGAATGGTGACGAGCTCACTGTGGGGGAAATCTGTTCCAAGCAGTCAGCAGTCCATGCCATTATAGGCATGTCAGAGTCTTCCGCAACCATAGTGCTCTCAAGAACAACGGGACCCTTTAAAATCCCTGTg ATCAGTCACTCTGCTACTTGTGAATGTCTTAGTAGTAGGAAAGAGTTCCCATCGTTCTTCAGAACCATTGGTAGTGACTACTACCAGAGCAGAGCACTGGTGAAGTACTTTGGTTGGTCCTGGGTAGGAGCAGTGAGAAGTGACAGTGACTATGGAAACAACGGGATGGCCATTTTTCTGAAAGCTGCCCAGGAAGAAGGCATCTGTGTTGAATATTCAGAGAAGTTTGACAGAACAGAGCCAGAAAAACTCCTAAAAGTGGTGGATGTCATAAAAAGAGGAACCGCCAAAGTGGTAGTTGCATTTCTAGCCCACGTGGAAATGGATAATTTGCTGTTTCAGATGAGCCTTCAGAATATCACAGGCCTCCAAATGATTGGGGTGGAGGCCTGGATTACTGCAAACAGTCTGTTAACTCCAACAAGTTACAGCATATTGGGTGGTTCACTTGGCTTTGCTGTGAGTAAAGCCAGCCTGGATGGCTTTGCTAATTATGTGGTAGGTGAATTTTGGGAAACAGCCTTCCGTCCAGAATGTCCAGCAATTAAGCTAAACATTTTCGGGGATCAGAATCTCTGCAACGAACACCAAGACCTGCTTGAGTTTAAAGATGACAATGAGGACGTGCCAGAACTAAGGTATTCAAGCAACATATACAAAGCCATTTATGCAGTGGCACATGCAATAAACAGCTTCTTAAGATGTACATCACCTCATGGATGTGACAAAGACTGGAAAATCGAACCCTGGGAG GTTGTGGAGTTTCTTAAAAAGGTCAATTTCACAGCAAGAACGGGGGACCAGGTGTGGTTTGACAGTAcaggtgcagcagcagccatGTATGAGGTGGTAAACTGGCAGCTTGGGCCAGACGGGGATGTGCAGTTCAAACCTGTAGGATTCTATGACGCATCCTTACCCGCTGGCCAACGCTTTAACCTCAGACCAGAAATCATAGTCTGGGCTGGTGGAAAAACACAG GTTCCTTTGTCTGTGTGCAGTAACAGCTGCCCCCCAGGCACCAGGAAGGCCCCACAGAAAGGAAAACCAATTTGCTGCTATGACTGTGTAGCATGCGCAGATGGAGAAATCAGTAACCTAACAG ATTCTAATAACTGTGAAGTGTGTCCAGGAGAATATTGGTCAAACGCTGAgagaaataaatgtgtattaaaGCTTGTTGAATTTCTATTGTTTACCGAGGTTATGGGGATAGTGttagtatttttttcattgtttggggtttttttaaCTGTTCTTGTTGCTGTTCTGTTTATGATTAAAAGAGACACCCCAATCGTAAAAGCTAATAATTCAGAATTGAGTTTTTTACTCCTTTTCTCTCTAAAATTATGTTTTCTTTGCTCTCTTACTTTCATTGGCCAACCATCTGAATGGTCCTGTATGCTGCGTCACACTGCATTTGGGAtcacatttgtcctctgtatctcCTGTGTTCTGGGGAAAACTCTAGTTGTGTTAATGGCCTTCAGGGCTACACTTCCAGGCAGTAATGTCATGAAATGGTTTGGGCCTACACAACAGAGACTCAGTGTTCTGGCCCTGACACTCATTCAGGTCATCATATGTGTGATTTGGTTAACAACGGCACCCCCCTTCCCCTACAAGAATTTGCAGCTTTATAAAGAAAAGATAATTCTAGAGTGCAGCGTGGGTTCAGCAGTTGGGTTCTGGGCCGTGTTGGGTTATATTGGCCTCCTGGCTGTCTTGTGCTTTGTTTTGGCTTTTCTGGCTCGTAAGCTGCCTGATAACTTTAATGAGGccaaattcatcacattcagcATGCTGATATTCTGTGCTGTCTGGATCACCTTTATACCAGCTTATGTCAGCTCCCCTGGCAAGTTCACTGTAGCTGTGGAAATATTTGCTATTTTAGCCTCAAGCTTTGGCTTGttattttgtatatttgctCCCAAGTGTTATATTATAATTCTCAAACCAGaattaaatacaaagaaacatttAATGGGGAAAATGCCTTCAAAGTCTCTCTAA
- the LOC114768932 gene encoding extracellular calcium-sensing receptor-like isoform X1: MPFHMALLLCAIMAKAEKPVCQIIGAPAFPLLSKEGDVIIGGAFSIHSKITEPPTNFTETPQPPICSSVNLREFRFAQTMIFAIEEINKSDTLLPNISIGYRIYDNCGSSLTSMRAAMALMNGDELTVGEICSKQSAVHAIIGMSESSATIVLSRTTGPFKIPVISHSATCECLSSRKEFPSFFRTIGSDYYQSRALVKYFGWSWVGAVRSDSDYGNNGMAIFLKAAQEEGICVEYSEKFDRTEPEKLLKVVDVIKRGTAKVVVAFLAHVEMDNLLFQMSLQNITGLQMIGVEAWITANSLLTPTSYSILGGSLGFAVSKASLDGFANYVVGEFWETAFRPECPAIKLNIFGDQNLCNEHQDLLEFKDDNEDVPELRYSSNIYKAIYAVAHAINSFLRCTSPHGCDKDWKIEPWEVVEFLKKVNFTARTGDQVWFDSTGAAAAMYEVVNWQLGPDGDVQFKPVGFYDASLPAGQRFNLRPEIIVWAGGKTQVPLSVCSNSCPPGTRKAPQKGKPICCYDCVACADGEISNLTDSNNCEVCPGEYWSNAERNKCVLKLVEFLLFTEVMGIVLVFFSLFGVFLTVLVAVLFMIKRDTPIVKANNSELSFLLLFSLKLCFLCSLTFIGQPSEWSCMLRHTAFGITFVLCISCVLGKTLVVLMAFRATLPGSNVMKWFGPTQQRLSVLALTLIQVIICVIWLTTAPPFPYKNLQLYKEKIILECSVGSAVGFWAVLGYIGLLAVLCFVLAFLARKLPDNFNEAKFITFSMLIFCAVWITFIPAYVSSPGKFTVAVEIFAILASSFGLLFCIFAPKCYIIILKPELNTKKHLMGKMPSKSL; the protein is encoded by the exons ATGCCTTTCCACATGGCACTTCTTCTCTGTGCCATTATGGCTAAGGCAGAGAAGCCTGTGTGCCAAATAATCGGAGCTCCAGCATTTCCACTGCTGTCAAAAGAAGGAGACGTGATCATTGGAGGTGCTTTCTCCATTCATAGCAAAATCACAGAACCACCGAcaaattttacagaaacaccGCAACCTCCAATTTGCTCCAG TGTGAACCTTAGAGAATTCCGCTTTGCTCAGACCATGATTTTTGCAATAGAAGAAATCAACAAAAGTGACACTTTGCTTCCAAATATCTCCATCGGATATAGGATCTATGACAACTGTGGCTCCTCTCTCACTTCTATGAGGGCAGCAATGGCCTTGATGAATGGTGACGAGCTCACTGTGGGGGAAATCTGTTCCAAGCAGTCAGCAGTCCATGCCATTATAGGCATGTCAGAGTCTTCCGCAACCATAGTGCTCTCAAGAACAACGGGACCCTTTAAAATCCCTGTg ATCAGTCACTCTGCTACTTGTGAATGTCTTAGTAGTAGGAAAGAGTTCCCATCGTTCTTCAGAACCATTGGTAGTGACTACTACCAGAGCAGAGCACTGGTGAAGTACTTTGGTTGGTCCTGGGTAGGAGCAGTGAGAAGTGACAGTGACTATGGAAACAACGGGATGGCCATTTTTCTGAAAGCTGCCCAGGAAGAAGGCATCTGTGTTGAATATTCAGAGAAGTTTGACAGAACAGAGCCAGAAAAACTCCTAAAAGTGGTGGATGTCATAAAAAGAGGAACCGCCAAAGTGGTAGTTGCATTTCTAGCCCACGTGGAAATGGATAATTTGCTGTTTCAGATGAGCCTTCAGAATATCACAGGCCTCCAAATGATTGGGGTGGAGGCCTGGATTACTGCAAACAGTCTGTTAACTCCAACAAGTTACAGCATATTGGGTGGTTCACTTGGCTTTGCTGTGAGTAAAGCCAGCCTGGATGGCTTTGCTAATTATGTGGTAGGTGAATTTTGGGAAACAGCCTTCCGTCCAGAATGTCCAGCAATTAAGCTAAACATTTTCGGGGATCAGAATCTCTGCAACGAACACCAAGACCTGCTTGAGTTTAAAGATGACAATGAGGACGTGCCAGAACTAAGGTATTCAAGCAACATATACAAAGCCATTTATGCAGTGGCACATGCAATAAACAGCTTCTTAAGATGTACATCACCTCATGGATGTGACAAAGACTGGAAAATCGAACCCTGGGAG GTTGTGGAGTTTCTTAAAAAGGTCAATTTCACAGCAAGAACGGGGGACCAGGTGTGGTTTGACAGTAcaggtgcagcagcagccatGTATGAGGTGGTAAACTGGCAGCTTGGGCCAGACGGGGATGTGCAGTTCAAACCTGTAGGATTCTATGACGCATCCTTACCCGCTGGCCAACGCTTTAACCTCAGACCAGAAATCATAGTCTGGGCTGGTGGAAAAACACAG GTTCCTTTGTCTGTGTGCAGTAACAGCTGCCCCCCAGGCACCAGGAAGGCCCCACAGAAAGGAAAACCAATTTGCTGCTATGACTGTGTAGCATGCGCAGATGGAGAAATCAGTAACCTAACAG ATTCTAATAACTGTGAAGTGTGTCCAGGAGAATATTGGTCAAACGCTGAgagaaataaatgtgtattaaaGCTTGTTGAATTTCTATTGTTTACCGAGGTTATGGGGATAGTGttagtatttttttcattgtttggggtttttttaaCTGTTCTTGTTGCTGTTCTGTTTATGATTAAAAGAGACACCCCAATCGTAAAAGCTAATAATTCAGAATTGAGTTTTTTACTCCTTTTCTCTCTAAAATTATGTTTTCTTTGCTCTCTTACTTTCATTGGCCAACCATCTGAATGGTCCTGTATGCTGCGTCACACTGCATTTGGGAtcacatttgtcctctgtatctcCTGTGTTCTGGGGAAAACTCTAGTTGTGTTAATGGCCTTCAGGGCTACACTTCCAGGCAGTAATGTCATGAAATGGTTTGGGCCTACACAACAGAGACTCAGTGTTCTGGCCCTGACACTCATTCAGGTCATCATATGTGTGATTTGGTTAACAACGGCACCCCCCTTCCCCTACAAGAATTTGCAGCTTTATAAAGAAAAGATAATTCTAGAGTGCAGCGTGGGTTCAGCAGTTGGGTTCTGGGCCGTGTTGGGTTATATTGGCCTCCTGGCTGTCTTGTGCTTTGTTTTGGCTTTTCTGGCTCGTAAGCTGCCTGATAACTTTAATGAGGccaaattcatcacattcagcATGCTGATATTCTGTGCTGTCTGGATCACCTTTATACCAGCTTATGTCAGCTCCCCTGGCAAGTTCACTGTAGCTGTGGAAATATTTGCTATTTTAGCCTCAAGCTTTGGCTTGttattttgtatatttgctCCCAAGTGTTATATTATAATTCTCAAACCAGaattaaatacaaagaaacatttAATGGGGAAAATGCCTTCAAAGTCTCTCTAA